One region of Cobetia sp. cqz5-12 genomic DNA includes:
- a CDS encoding tyrosine-type recombinase/integrase: MEESTHDGITALVGHLEGELSRVQQHAQLTAADDRSLIRAHTDVEAVAAWLNEYRHSAQTLRAYRKEAERLLLWLKAEGEQGRASALASLDRERLAHFEAFLADPQPAEVWIGSVRARKHPQWRPFRGPLAPASRRQSLVILQGMYAWLIEAGYLSRNPFRLMRDKRRMDNRTLRIERYLERPLWDWLWRRIEAHCEELTPVRASPEDEVSRERFVAERQRFLFAFAYLMAPRIAEMAAARMGDIVKREGQLWWRVIGKGAKLAEIPLPPPMLEALVRWRRLRGLSDLPQALPTDESLPLLARLDGTTPLGDNQLYRLIKQTFARAANDMRQRIQRPGDASELMARTLDQASPHWLRHTAITHQAQAGVELRFLSRSARHSRLDTTSRYLHAEDSEWQQQMARHSLATPGYPPEASEHDQ, from the coding sequence GTGGAAGAAAGCACGCATGACGGCATCACCGCGCTGGTCGGGCATCTGGAGGGCGAGCTATCAAGAGTGCAGCAACATGCTCAGCTGACGGCCGCTGATGATCGCTCACTGATTCGCGCCCACACGGATGTCGAGGCCGTGGCCGCCTGGCTCAACGAATATCGCCACAGCGCTCAGACGCTGCGTGCCTATCGCAAGGAGGCGGAGCGCCTGCTGCTATGGCTCAAGGCCGAGGGAGAGCAGGGCAGAGCATCCGCCCTGGCCAGCCTGGATCGCGAACGACTCGCGCACTTCGAGGCGTTTCTGGCCGACCCTCAGCCTGCAGAGGTCTGGATCGGCAGCGTGCGCGCCCGCAAGCATCCGCAGTGGCGACCCTTTCGCGGCCCGCTGGCCCCCGCCAGCCGCCGTCAGAGCCTGGTGATCCTGCAGGGCATGTATGCATGGCTGATCGAGGCCGGCTACCTGTCACGCAATCCGTTCCGTCTGATGCGCGACAAGCGCCGCATGGACAACCGCACGCTGCGCATCGAACGCTATCTTGAGCGCCCGCTATGGGACTGGTTGTGGAGGCGTATCGAAGCGCATTGCGAGGAGTTGACACCGGTCCGTGCTTCACCTGAAGACGAGGTGTCCCGCGAGCGCTTCGTGGCCGAGCGCCAGCGCTTTCTGTTCGCGTTCGCCTATCTGATGGCGCCCCGCATTGCGGAAATGGCAGCCGCAAGGATGGGGGATATCGTCAAGCGAGAAGGCCAGTTGTGGTGGCGCGTGATAGGCAAGGGCGCCAAGCTGGCCGAGATTCCGCTGCCGCCGCCGATGCTCGAGGCGCTGGTTCGCTGGCGACGCCTGCGCGGGCTCAGTGATCTGCCGCAGGCACTGCCCACCGATGAGTCGCTGCCGCTACTGGCGCGCCTGGATGGCACGACACCGCTCGGCGACAACCAGCTCTACCGCTTGATCAAGCAGACTTTTGCCCGAGCCGCCAACGACATGCGCCAGCGCATCCAGCGCCCCGGCGATGCCAGCGAGCTGATGGCACGCACCCTCGACCAGGCAAGCCCTCACTGGCTGCGCCACACCGCGATCACCCATCAGGCACAGGCCGGGGTAGAGCTGCGCTTTCTGTCACGCTCCGCCAGACACTCGCGACTGGATACGACATCGCGCTATCTGCACGCCGAGGACAGCGAGTGGCAACAGCAGATGGCCAGGCATTCGCTGGCGACGCCAGGCTATCCCCCTGAGGCGTCAGAACACGACCAATGA
- a CDS encoding SufE family protein, with protein MSDAQQAQAELVEEFSFFDNWMDRYQYIIDMGKALPEYPEALKGPETKIDGCQSNVWIHPEVRGEGSEQRLHFQATSDAAIVAGLIAVVLRIYNDRTPQEIVATQPTFLNELGLDKHLSPTRSNGLHAMLKRIYGVAELHANA; from the coding sequence ATGAGCGACGCGCAACAAGCGCAGGCGGAACTGGTCGAGGAATTCAGCTTCTTCGACAACTGGATGGACCGCTATCAGTACATCATCGACATGGGCAAGGCGCTGCCGGAATACCCGGAGGCACTCAAAGGCCCTGAGACCAAGATCGATGGCTGCCAGTCCAACGTCTGGATCCATCCCGAAGTGCGTGGCGAAGGCAGCGAGCAGCGCCTGCATTTCCAGGCGACCTCGGACGCCGCCATCGTGGCTGGCCTGATCGCCGTGGTGCTACGCATCTACAACGACCGGACGCCGCAGGAAATCGTCGCCACCCAGCCGACCTTCCTCAATGAGCTTGGCCTCGACAAGCACCTGTCGCCGACGCGCTCCAACGGCTTGCATGCGATGCTCAAGCGTATCTACGGCGTAGCCGAGCTTCACGCCAACGCCTGA
- a CDS encoding RES family NAD+ phosphorylase: MSEWTSEGKHVDDSALPALTLPDWQNAWRVISSAFPPISVFEDILEPDELEMAFAIEALTNDRLREEAGELNRVAPQDRISGPGSTPVMAAFTHIGRASRFTDGSFGVYYCASTLDTAISETRFHMARFLADTAQPSQEMTMRSYVNRVTQPLHDIREGHDALCQPDMASYPAGQAFAARLREAGSFGLLYPSVRHAQVDAGAECAAILRPPAVSIPIQGPHLRYVWDGQHQAMTHVLEVREHR; the protein is encoded by the coding sequence ATGAGCGAATGGACGAGCGAAGGCAAGCATGTCGATGACTCCGCCCTGCCCGCGCTGACGCTGCCGGACTGGCAGAACGCCTGGCGTGTGATCTCCAGCGCCTTCCCGCCCATTTCGGTATTCGAGGATATTCTCGAGCCTGATGAGCTGGAAATGGCGTTTGCCATCGAGGCGCTGACCAATGATCGCCTGCGCGAAGAAGCCGGCGAGCTGAATCGCGTCGCACCGCAAGACCGCATCAGCGGGCCGGGTTCCACGCCGGTGATGGCCGCCTTCACGCACATCGGGCGCGCCTCGCGCTTTACCGATGGCAGTTTCGGGGTCTATTACTGCGCCAGTACGCTGGACACCGCGATCAGCGAGACCCGCTTCCACATGGCGCGCTTTCTGGCCGATACCGCGCAGCCCAGTCAGGAAATGACCATGCGCAGCTACGTCAATCGCGTGACGCAGCCACTGCATGACATTCGCGAGGGTCATGACGCCCTCTGTCAGCCAGACATGGCCAGCTACCCTGCCGGCCAGGCCTTTGCCGCCAGGTTGCGAGAGGCTGGCAGCTTTGGCCTGCTCTATCCGAGCGTGCGCCACGCCCAGGTGGATGCAGGCGCCGAGTGCGCCGCCATTCTGCGTCCGCCGGCGGTCAGCATCCCCATTCAGGGGCCGCACCTGCGTTATGTCTGGGATGGGCAGCATCAGGCGATGACGCATGTGCTGGAGGTGCGCGAGCATCGCTGA
- a CDS encoding MbcA/ParS/Xre antitoxin family protein, whose protein sequence is MSTAAALDRVSPTSPSAGRVALKSFFNIMEKWQCSAADQRVLLGGIGTTTYHKYRKLPEVRLPNDTLERISYVMGIHKALRILFSNTPEMAHEWVRRPNRAAPFNGQSALDYMLAGQVVSLADTRRYLDGVRG, encoded by the coding sequence ATGTCCACCGCAGCCGCCCTCGATCGTGTGTCCCCGACCAGCCCCAGTGCGGGCCGCGTTGCCCTCAAGTCCTTCTTCAACATCATGGAGAAGTGGCAGTGCAGCGCGGCGGATCAGCGCGTGCTGCTGGGGGGTATCGGCACCACCACCTACCACAAGTACCGCAAGCTGCCGGAAGTGCGCCTGCCCAACGACACCCTGGAGCGTATCTCCTACGTGATGGGGATTCACAAGGCCCTGCGCATCCTGTTCAGCAATACGCCTGAGATGGCCCATGAATGGGTGCGTCGCCCCAATCGTGCGGCGCCCTTCAATGGCCAGAGTGCGCTGGACTACATGCTGGCCGGTCAGGTGGTCTCGCTGGCCGACACTCGCCGTTATCTCGACGGAGTGCGTGGATGA